A single window of Acidobacteriota bacterium DNA harbors:
- a CDS encoding Mrp/NBP35 family ATP-binding protein — protein sequence MSTTTLNEQSVLDALRKVKYPGFSRDIVSFGFVKDLTIGGGNVSFRLALTTDAPAAAETLKRECETVLKSIPGVTAVTIAVTAAAPQPPVIAGAIGRKDILKDTRFVIAIASGKGGVGKSTVSANLAIALKTLGYEVGLMDSDIYGPSQQMMMGINTKPFVNEEEKILPIERFGVRVMSIGFLMDVDTPVIWRGPMIFKAVEQFLGDVAWGKQDFLLVDLPPGTGDAQLTLTQKVALSGAVIVSTPQDVALIDARKGLAMFQKVNVPVLGIIENMSYYECPKCGNRDEIFKHGGGRKTAELLGVPFLGEVPIDPRVAIQGDAGTPIMASDPESTVSKAFLRLAEQVAKAVGA from the coding sequence TTGTCCACGACCACGCTCAACGAACAGTCCGTCCTCGACGCGCTCCGGAAGGTCAAGTACCCCGGATTTTCGCGCGACATCGTCTCCTTCGGCTTCGTCAAGGACCTCACGATCGGAGGCGGCAACGTCTCCTTCCGCCTCGCCCTCACGACCGACGCTCCCGCGGCGGCGGAGACGCTCAAGCGCGAGTGCGAAACCGTCCTGAAGTCCATCCCGGGCGTCACCGCGGTGACGATCGCCGTGACGGCCGCCGCGCCCCAGCCGCCCGTCATCGCGGGCGCGATCGGACGCAAGGACATCCTCAAGGACACTCGCTTCGTCATTGCGATCGCCTCCGGCAAGGGCGGCGTCGGGAAATCCACGGTCTCGGCCAACCTCGCGATCGCGCTCAAGACGCTCGGCTACGAGGTCGGTCTCATGGACTCGGACATCTACGGCCCGTCGCAGCAGATGATGATGGGCATCAACACGAAGCCGTTCGTGAACGAGGAGGAGAAGATCCTCCCGATCGAGCGCTTCGGCGTGCGCGTCATGTCGATCGGCTTCCTGATGGACGTCGACACGCCCGTCATCTGGCGCGGGCCGATGATCTTCAAGGCCGTCGAGCAGTTCCTCGGCGACGTGGCCTGGGGCAAACAGGACTTCCTGCTCGTCGACCTGCCGCCCGGCACGGGCGACGCCCAGCTCACGCTCACGCAGAAGGTCGCGCTCTCGGGCGCGGTCATCGTGTCGACCCCTCAGGACGTCGCGCTCATCGACGCGCGCAAGGGCCTCGCGATGTTCCAGAAGGTGAACGTCCCGGTCCTCGGGATCATCGAGAACATGAGCTACTACGAGTGCCCGAAGTGCGGCAACCGCGACGAGATCTTCAAGCACGGCGGCGGCAGGAAGACGGCCGAGCTGCTCGGGGTCCCGTTTCTCGGCGAGGTCCCGATCGACCCGCGCGTCGCGATCCAGGGCGACGCGGGCACGCCGATCATGGCGTCCGACCCGGAGTCGACGGTGTCGAAAGCGTTCCTGCGCCTCGCCGAGCAGGTGGCCAAGGCGGTCGGCGCCTGA
- a CDS encoding urate hydroxylase PuuD: MDGNNLLESLFRWAHVVAGILWIGHLWFFNFVNSNFVPTMDGDTKKKVVPELMPRALWAFRWGAAWTWITGLVLLGLVYYNTGLLFKDPAVKTWGTGGIAVLVALLFFAVYDPLAKAIAKTEIHFWLGLAVATAAVFFFSRFGGFGFRGTAIHLGTMFGTIMAANVWMRIWPAQRKIITATKAGEKPDPAVAAMAGLRSKHNTYMSVPLVFTMLAQHATWAASYEWALPVVVLVGWGFTYWMYKKAATVKGF; encoded by the coding sequence ATGGACGGCAACAACCTGCTCGAATCCCTGTTCCGCTGGGCCCACGTCGTCGCGGGCATCCTGTGGATCGGCCATCTCTGGTTCTTCAACTTCGTGAACTCGAACTTCGTCCCGACGATGGATGGCGACACGAAGAAGAAGGTCGTGCCCGAACTCATGCCCCGCGCCCTCTGGGCGTTCCGCTGGGGTGCGGCGTGGACGTGGATCACGGGCCTCGTGCTCCTCGGTCTCGTCTACTACAACACCGGGCTGCTGTTCAAAGACCCGGCGGTGAAGACGTGGGGCACCGGCGGCATCGCCGTCCTCGTCGCGCTCCTCTTCTTCGCCGTCTACGACCCGCTCGCGAAAGCGATCGCGAAGACCGAGATCCACTTCTGGCTCGGCCTCGCCGTGGCGACGGCGGCGGTCTTCTTCTTCTCGCGCTTCGGCGGCTTCGGCTTCCGCGGCACCGCGATCCACCTCGGCACGATGTTCGGGACGATCATGGCGGCGAACGTCTGGATGCGGATCTGGCCCGCGCAGCGGAAGATCATCACGGCGACGAAGGCCGGCGAGAAGCCGGACCCGGCCGTCGCCGCGATGGCGGGCCTCCGCAGCAAGCACAACACGTACATGTCCGTGCCGCTCGTCTTCACGATGCTCGCGCAGCACGCGACGTGGGCCGCGAGCTACGAGTGGGCGCTTCCGGTCGTCGTCCTCGTGGGCTGGGGCTTCACGTACTGGATGTACAAGAAGGCCGCGACCGTCAAGGGGTTCTGA
- a CDS encoding M13 family metallopeptidase, whose product MRLRAALVLVFSFAAISLFAQPPPAKPKAIDPADFDASAKPCEDFYQFANGAWLAAHPIPADRSRYGGFDALADRNRDVVKKILEETSGKTDWPKGTPQQKVSDFYATGMDAAAREKAGAAPLAPSFATIAKLKSADDLPAVLAELHLSGANAGFGFRVAQDARNSTRYIGIFNQGGLGLPDRDYYIKDDVKSKDLREAYRAHVAKMLELAGDAPEAAKAEADVVMGIETKLAQASLTRVENRDPQKTYNKKTLAALNAEAPGFDFAKFMADMGASASTEVNVRQPGFFTGFGALARSVPPADWRTYLRWHAARAAAPFLSKAFQDEDFAFNGKKLNGTPQQEEPWRRVQAATDMALGEAVGPIYVARAFSPKAKERMRVLVENMRAALKERIEALPWMGAETKAQAQRKLAAFNVKIGYPDVWKDYSALTISRDVPFAENVRRARVFETKRNLAKLGKPIERNEWGMTPPTVNAYYSSTLNEIVFPAGILQPPFFYEDADDAVNYGGIGVVIGHEMSHGFDDSGSQYDADGNLKNWWTADDRRAYDARTALIVKQFDAYRPLPDQSINGKLTLGENIGDLGGIKIAWTAMQKAYAGKPKEKIDGFTPEQRFFLSYATIWRSQYRDEAMRVQLNTNPHSPGKWRALGPPSNLPEFYDAFGCAEGTPMRRAEADRPSIW is encoded by the coding sequence ATGCGTCTTCGTGCTGCACTCGTTCTCGTCTTTTCATTCGCAGCAATCTCCCTCTTCGCCCAGCCTCCTCCCGCGAAGCCGAAGGCGATCGACCCCGCCGACTTCGACGCGTCCGCGAAGCCCTGCGAGGACTTCTACCAGTTCGCGAACGGCGCGTGGCTGGCCGCTCACCCGATCCCGGCCGACCGCAGCCGCTACGGCGGGTTCGACGCGCTCGCGGACCGCAACCGCGACGTCGTGAAGAAGATCCTCGAGGAAACGTCCGGGAAGACGGACTGGCCCAAGGGCACGCCCCAGCAGAAGGTCTCCGACTTCTACGCGACCGGCATGGACGCCGCCGCCCGCGAGAAGGCCGGCGCCGCGCCGCTCGCACCCTCCTTCGCGACGATCGCGAAGCTGAAATCGGCCGACGACCTCCCCGCCGTCCTCGCCGAGCTGCATCTCTCGGGCGCGAACGCCGGCTTCGGCTTCCGCGTCGCCCAGGACGCGCGGAACTCCACGCGCTACATCGGGATCTTCAACCAGGGCGGCCTCGGCCTCCCCGACCGCGACTACTACATCAAGGACGACGTGAAGTCGAAGGATCTGCGCGAAGCGTATCGCGCGCACGTCGCGAAGATGCTCGAGCTCGCCGGCGACGCGCCGGAGGCCGCGAAGGCCGAGGCCGACGTCGTCATGGGGATCGAGACGAAGCTCGCCCAGGCCTCCCTCACGCGCGTCGAGAACCGCGACCCGCAGAAGACCTACAACAAGAAAACGCTCGCGGCCCTGAACGCCGAAGCCCCGGGCTTCGACTTCGCGAAGTTCATGGCCGACATGGGCGCCTCGGCCTCGACGGAGGTCAACGTCCGACAGCCCGGGTTCTTCACGGGCTTCGGCGCGCTCGCGCGTTCGGTCCCGCCCGCGGATTGGCGCACGTACCTGCGCTGGCATGCCGCCCGCGCCGCTGCGCCGTTCCTCTCGAAGGCCTTCCAGGACGAGGACTTCGCCTTCAACGGGAAGAAGCTGAACGGGACGCCGCAGCAGGAAGAGCCCTGGCGCCGCGTCCAGGCGGCCACGGACATGGCGCTCGGTGAGGCCGTCGGACCGATCTACGTCGCGCGCGCCTTCAGCCCGAAGGCGAAGGAGCGCATGCGCGTGCTCGTGGAGAACATGCGGGCGGCCCTCAAGGAGCGCATCGAGGCGCTGCCGTGGATGGGCGCCGAGACGAAAGCCCAGGCCCAGCGGAAGCTGGCCGCGTTCAACGTGAAGATCGGCTATCCCGACGTCTGGAAGGACTACTCGGCCCTGACGATCTCGCGCGACGTCCCGTTCGCCGAAAACGTCCGCCGTGCCCGCGTCTTCGAGACGAAGCGCAACCTCGCGAAGCTCGGCAAGCCGATCGAGCGCAACGAGTGGGGGATGACGCCCCCGACCGTGAACGCGTATTACAGCTCCACCCTGAACGAGATCGTCTTCCCCGCCGGCATCCTTCAGCCGCCCTTCTTCTACGAGGACGCGGACGACGCCGTGAACTACGGCGGGATCGGCGTCGTGATCGGGCACGAGATGTCGCACGGCTTCGACGACTCCGGCAGCCAGTACGACGCCGACGGCAACCTCAAGAACTGGTGGACGGCCGACGACCGCAGGGCGTACGACGCGCGCACGGCGCTCATCGTCAAGCAGTTCGACGCGTACAGGCCGCTGCCGGACCAGTCCATCAACGGCAAGCTGACGCTCGGCGAGAACATCGGCGACCTCGGCGGGATCAAGATCGCCTGGACCGCGATGCAGAAGGCGTACGCGGGCAAGCCGAAGGAAAAAATCGACGGCTTCACGCCCGAGCAGCGCTTCTTCCTCTCGTACGCGACGATCTGGCGCAGCCAGTACCGCGACGAAGCGATGCGCGTCCAGCTCAACACGAACCCGCACAGCCCCGGCAAGTGGCGCGCCCTCGGCCCGCCGTCCAACCTGCCGGAGTTCTACGACGCCTTCGGCTGCGCCGAGGGAACGCCGATGCGCCGCGCGGAGGCGGACCGCCCGAGCATCTGGTAG
- a CDS encoding gamma-glutamyltransferase — MQSFVLDPADGPYNVLAPGRHPRVTLTPTLALKDGKPYLCFSVQGGDSQDQNLLQFFLNVVEFGMTVQEAAEAANVNSYQMRSSFGAHESRPGAMMIPASLPAWVRAELTKMGYKLEPAAKTSGPINAIWLDRAHGTMWGGSSDHGEDHGIGW; from the coding sequence ATGCAGAGCTTCGTCCTCGACCCCGCGGACGGCCCTTACAACGTGCTCGCTCCGGGCAGGCACCCGCGCGTCACGCTGACGCCGACGCTCGCGCTGAAGGACGGCAAGCCGTACCTGTGCTTCTCGGTGCAGGGCGGGGACTCGCAGGACCAGAACCTCCTGCAGTTCTTCCTGAACGTCGTGGAGTTCGGGATGACGGTGCAGGAGGCGGCGGAGGCCGCGAACGTCAACAGCTACCAGATGCGGAGCTCGTTCGGCGCGCACGAGTCGCGGCCGGGCGCGATGATGATTCCCGCGTCTCTACCCGCGTGGGTCCGCGCCGAGCTGACGAAGATGGGCTACAAGCTCGAGCCCGCCGCCAAGACGTCCGGACCCATCAACGCGATCTGGCTCGACCGCGCGCACGGCACGATGTGGGGCGGCTCGAGCGACCACGGCGAGGACCACGGGATCGGCTGGTAG
- a CDS encoding beta-lactamase family protein yields MTGRTKTRIGLLLVLVFAGRPVHGEDEPQSFSPALTEEERRRIEDVGARMRALVEAGKAPSVAAAVARGGRVVWERAWGLADREGNRAATPETMYFTASVAKSLTATTALRLAERGRIGLDEPARKWLPPDLLAVEPGDARALTVRALLDMTAGIPHMYEFYWTDETRPVPTMAEVLRAHGFAAFKPGRRFHYSNLSFGVVEEIVARAAGREFPRVVAEELLTPLRLRRTALRPDPSHRPFLSAGYSSAGERLAFDTMQPDGGAGFWSSVHDLALFGLSFTSTRVASARYALSPETCALLKRARGFYTLGWWRGFGAEEGDVLIADGSAAPGSASLQVRPADGVAAAVAMNTPAGDSETLLFTTELLAALRGVAAPPDRFDLPEALRTRDWKTPAPWLGWWRGVVRTPERSVALELEFREDGTVTGSLDGREAARLSSVREDGAAFRGDLPSGLETAETRAAPHKLGLLLRLEDDGTLRGYVLAMSTGSRARFGLPFAAVLRPARRP; encoded by the coding sequence GTGACGGGCAGGACGAAGACGCGAATCGGGCTCCTTCTGGTCCTCGTCTTCGCCGGACGCCCGGTCCACGGCGAAGACGAGCCGCAGTCCTTTTCTCCGGCGCTGACGGAGGAGGAGCGCAGGCGCATCGAGGACGTCGGCGCGCGGATGCGCGCGCTCGTCGAGGCCGGCAAGGCCCCCTCGGTCGCGGCCGCCGTGGCCCGAGGCGGCCGCGTCGTCTGGGAGCGGGCCTGGGGGCTCGCGGATCGCGAGGGCAACCGCGCCGCGACGCCTGAAACGATGTACTTCACGGCTTCCGTCGCGAAGTCGCTCACGGCCACTACCGCGCTCCGCCTCGCCGAGCGGGGCCGGATCGGGCTCGACGAACCCGCGCGGAAGTGGCTGCCGCCGGACCTCCTCGCCGTGGAGCCCGGCGACGCCCGCGCGCTCACCGTGCGGGCGCTCCTCGACATGACGGCGGGGATCCCCCACATGTACGAGTTCTACTGGACGGACGAGACGCGCCCCGTCCCGACGATGGCCGAAGTCCTGCGTGCGCATGGGTTCGCGGCGTTCAAGCCAGGCCGCCGTTTCCACTACTCGAACCTCTCCTTCGGCGTCGTCGAGGAGATCGTCGCGCGCGCCGCGGGTCGGGAGTTTCCGCGCGTGGTGGCCGAAGAGCTCCTCACTCCCCTCCGCCTGCGCCGGACGGCGCTCCGGCCGGACCCGTCACACCGCCCGTTCCTGTCGGCCGGATATTCGTCCGCCGGGGAGCGCCTCGCGTTCGACACGATGCAACCGGACGGCGGCGCGGGGTTCTGGTCGAGCGTCCACGACCTCGCCCTCTTCGGACTCTCTTTCACCTCGACACGCGTGGCGTCGGCGCGTTACGCGCTCTCGCCGGAAACCTGCGCGCTCCTGAAGAGGGCGAGGGGCTTCTACACGCTCGGATGGTGGCGCGGCTTCGGGGCGGAGGAAGGCGACGTCCTGATCGCGGACGGCTCGGCGGCTCCGGGCTCCGCCTCTTTGCAGGTCCGGCCCGCGGACGGCGTCGCGGCCGCGGTCGCGATGAATACTCCCGCGGGCGACAGCGAGACCCTGCTCTTCACGACCGAGCTCCTCGCGGCGCTTCGAGGCGTGGCGGCGCCACCGGATCGATTCGATCTTCCGGAAGCCCTGCGCACGCGGGACTGGAAGACGCCGGCTCCGTGGCTCGGCTGGTGGAGGGGGGTCGTGCGGACGCCGGAGAGGTCGGTGGCTCTCGAGCTCGAGTTCCGGGAGGACGGCACCGTCACCGGCTCGCTGGACGGCCGCGAGGCCGCCCGCCTTTCCTCGGTGCGCGAGGACGGGGCCGCCTTCCGGGGCGACCTCCCCTCGGGCCTCGAGACAGCGGAAACACGCGCCGCCCCCCACAAGCTGGGGCTCCTTCTGCGCCTCGAGGACGACGGCACGCTCCGGGGCTACGTCCTCGCGATGTCGACCGGATCCCGCGCCCGCTTCGGTCTCCCCTTCGCGGCCGTCCTCCGGCCCGCCCGACGTCCCTGA
- a CDS encoding gamma-glutamyltransferase, with product MIPSGRSLRVGFAVVALSGAFGPPSLAATNKPPLHAKKWLAITGKPLAATAGAMIFQKGGNAVDAAAAMIAATSTMWDTLSWGGETQALIYNPKTGKVIGINALGVAPTGATPEFFRSKGMAYPPEYGPLAAVTPGTPGGIMVMLAEFGTLSLADVLAPAIDMADGYPVEQQHVSTALRQRDWLLKWPESKRVLLPRPGDQPPQAGEIFRQPDLAATLRKLVEAEKQALAAGKSRKDAILAAYDRFYRGDVAREFVRGSQEVGGLHTLEDLAGWKVRIEEPVKTTYKGIDVYKLDVWTQGPAMLQALNILEGVDLKGMGYNSARYIHALYQAMNLAFADRDFYYGDPYVPPAEPTKGLLSKDYAKKRASTIDWTKNDPNVKPGDPYPFQGEKNPYSDFLERWKTPTPKPRGPQAPIRTRCRPRCARPRLPSKKSPSLPLPLQQTSSPPILSSQEPRPSKPRMPRAGSSPSRPRAAGSRRSSRGRPASG from the coding sequence ATGATCCCGTCAGGCCGGTCTCTGCGCGTCGGATTCGCCGTCGTCGCCCTCTCGGGCGCATTCGGGCCGCCTTCCCTGGCGGCGACGAACAAGCCGCCCCTCCACGCGAAGAAGTGGCTCGCGATCACCGGCAAGCCTCTCGCCGCGACCGCGGGGGCGATGATCTTCCAGAAGGGCGGGAACGCGGTCGACGCGGCTGCCGCGATGATCGCCGCGACCTCGACGATGTGGGACACGCTGTCCTGGGGCGGCGAGACGCAGGCGCTGATCTACAACCCGAAGACCGGGAAGGTGATCGGGATCAACGCGCTCGGGGTCGCGCCGACCGGGGCGACGCCCGAGTTCTTCCGGTCGAAGGGGATGGCGTACCCGCCCGAGTACGGTCCGCTCGCCGCCGTCACGCCCGGGACGCCCGGCGGGATCATGGTGATGCTGGCCGAGTTCGGGACGCTCTCGCTGGCCGACGTCCTCGCGCCCGCGATCGACATGGCGGACGGCTATCCCGTCGAGCAGCAGCACGTCTCGACCGCGCTCCGGCAGCGGGACTGGCTCCTGAAGTGGCCCGAGTCGAAGCGCGTGCTCCTGCCGCGCCCCGGCGACCAGCCGCCCCAGGCCGGCGAGATCTTCCGGCAGCCGGATCTCGCCGCGACGCTGCGCAAGCTCGTCGAGGCGGAGAAGCAGGCGCTCGCGGCGGGGAAGAGCCGGAAGGACGCGATCCTTGCGGCGTACGACCGCTTCTACAGGGGCGACGTCGCGAGGGAGTTCGTGCGCGGCTCGCAGGAAGTCGGCGGCCTTCACACGCTCGAGGACCTCGCGGGCTGGAAGGTCCGCATCGAGGAGCCGGTGAAGACGACGTACAAGGGCATCGACGTCTACAAGCTCGACGTGTGGACGCAGGGCCCCGCGATGCTCCAGGCCCTGAACATCCTCGAAGGGGTGGACCTTAAGGGGATGGGCTACAACAGCGCGCGGTACATCCACGCGCTCTACCAGGCGATGAACCTCGCCTTCGCGGACCGCGACTTCTACTACGGCGACCCGTACGTCCCGCCCGCCGAGCCGACGAAGGGGCTGCTGTCGAAGGACTACGCGAAGAAGCGCGCTTCGACGATCGACTGGACGAAGAACGATCCGAACGTGAAGCCCGGTGATCCCTATCCGTTCCAGGGTGAGAAGAACCCATATTCGGATTTCCTGGAAAGGTGGAAGACCCCCACGCCGAAGCCGCGCGGCCCGCAGGCACCAATCAGGACGCGCTGTCGGCCGCGCTGCGCCCGCCCCCGCTTACCTTCGAAGAAAAGCCCCTCTCTTCCTCTCCCTCTTCAGCAGACGTCTTCTCCTCCGATTCTTTCTTCGCAGGAACCACGTCCGTCGAAGCCGCGGATGCCGAGGGCTGGGTCGTCTCCGTCACGCCCTCGGGCGGCTGGCTCCCGGCGGTCATCGCGGGGAAGACCGGCATCGGGATGA